TTTTTTACAAAATCAAATCTAATAACTATAGAAAGTTAATAAAAAAACCTCGAAATACAGATTTCGAGGTTTGGTATTATTTAAACTAAAATTTTGCAGAGAGGAAGGGATTCGAACCCTCGATACAGTTACCCATATACTAGCTTTCCAGGCTAGCTCCTTAAACCACTCGGACACCTCTCTATTTAGGTTTGCAAATAACACAAAAAAAAGTGACTTACAAAAGTAAAATCCAATAATCCTTTAGATACTTTTTCTGAATTCTTCCATAAACAGTTTTACAGCCTTCTTTTGATACCCTCCCATGGTTAACATAAAAGATTCTCTTCTCGTTGCAACTCCTGTAATCTGAATAGATTTAAGAGTATCCCAGCCTTTTAATGCTTTTTCGGCTACTATGGTTGCCCAATCGCTGTTTTCTACCATTTGTAATAAGGCATGTATCGAATGCAGCTCTATTGAAATTTTAGGTTTCATGTTAAACTTCTGAAATAATTCTTCTACAAACTCTCTTGAATTTGACCCTTTTCCCGGCAAAATCAAAGGGATTTCTTCTATTTTCTTAAAAGCTATTTTATCTAAATCTGCCAAAGCATGTGTTCTGGAAACTGCCAAAACCATGTGCGAAGTAAACAAAGGAACTTTCTGAATTGGCATTTCAATTTCATGCGATGAGATAACCAAAACAACATCTAACTGATTATTTATAAGCTTTTGTTCTAAAACTTCTGTGGTTCCGTATTCAACAACAATTTTTAAGTGCTGGTATTCTTTAGCAAATGTATTGACAATTGGCAAAATCAATAAACCAAAAATATAAGTAACACCTATTCGCAGCTCTCCACCAATCATTTCGTTTAAATCTTCGATTGCCTGTTTTCCGTTTTCTACATTTTCTACCACTTTTTTAGCATGAATCAAAAAAACCGAACCCGCTTCTGTAAGCTGTACTTTTTTACCAATTCTTTTAAACAAAGGCAATCCGAGTTCTTCCTCCAATTTTTTAATTTGTTGCGAAAGCCCGGATTGTGTGACAAAACACAATTCTGCCGCTTTAGTAAAATGCAAAACCTCAGCCGTTTTAATAAAATATTCTAATTGATAGATTTCCATATTGATAAGTTTTTATACTTATTATCAGTAAAATTATTAATTTTTCTAATGAAATCATAATCCCGACCTTTGTATTAAATAATTAGGATCATGTTTAAGGCATTAAAATCAAAAAACTTCAAGTTATTCTTCTATGGGCAATCTGTTTCTGTTATCGGAACCTGGTTGCAGAAAACTGCTGTAAGCTGGATGGTTTACAGTATTACCGGTTCTGTATTTTTATTGGGTTTAGCCACTTTTTTAAGTATGATTCCATCTTTGTTTCTGGCTCCTTTAGCCGGAAGTATTATTGGACGATATGACCGACACAAAGCCATGATTTTATTGCAATCTCTGGCAATGCTTCAGGCCGGAGCTTTGGCTTTGCTGCTTTATCTAAAAATTTACAACATCAATTTTATTCTTGCATTAAGTCTTTTTCAGGGAATTATAAATTCTTTTGATATGACTTGCAGACAAACCATGATGATTGATATTGTTAATGATAAAGAAGATTTGCCCAATGCAGTAGCACTAAATTCTACTCTGAATAATTTTGCCAGAATTGCCGGTCCGGCCCTAGCCG
The sequence above is drawn from the Flavobacterium sp. N2038 genome and encodes:
- a CDS encoding LysR substrate-binding domain-containing protein — protein: MEIYQLEYFIKTAEVLHFTKAAELCFVTQSGLSQQIKKLEEELGLPLFKRIGKKVQLTEAGSVFLIHAKKVVENVENGKQAIEDLNEMIGGELRIGVTYIFGLLILPIVNTFAKEYQHLKIVVEYGTTEVLEQKLINNQLDVVLVISSHEIEMPIQKVPLFTSHMVLAVSRTHALADLDKIAFKKIEEIPLILPGKGSNSREFVEELFQKFNMKPKISIELHSIHALLQMVENSDWATIVAEKALKGWDTLKSIQITGVATRRESFMLTMGGYQKKAVKLFMEEFRKSI